The genomic region TAGACGGGATCAGCTTTGATGACTATAGACAAATCGAATACAAACCGGATGTTGCCATTTGGAAAAATCTAGGCCTTCCCTACCAACTGCATTTTTTTCATCCAGGTCATATCTACAGTAATGGAATTCAAATTTATGAAGTCATTGGTGAAAAACCTGTAGAAATTCCTTATGATGCCTCTCGTTTCAATTTTGGAGATTTACCACTCTCCGATGAATTCGCAGAGCTGTCTAAAAAACTTCGTTATACGGGTTTTCGTGTCCATTATCCCATCAACCAAAAAGAAGCATTAGAAGAATTTTTAGTCTTCCAAGGGGCATCTTACTTTAGAGCCATTTCCAAAGACCAAGTTTATGGATTGTCAGGGAGAGGACTAACCATAAACACAGGACCAAAAGACAGAGAGGAGTTCCCGATCTTCGAAAGTTTTTATATCAAACGACCACAAAAAACAGATACCTCCATTACCATCTACGCAATCATGAATGGAGAATCAGTTGTTGGTTCTTATGAGTTCATTGTAAAACCTGGAGAAATTACAACCATAGATGTTCGTGCAAAAATATACTTACGCAAAAAAATCAAACGCCTTGGTTTTGCACCCATCACTTCCATGTATTTATACGGAGAATCAGACAATCCAATTTTGG from Leptospira noumeaensis harbors:
- a CDS encoding glucan biosynthesis protein, whose product is MKKLNIYLALIALVLCVIIVIRKNDLTLTKVASLLAISKTSETFNFHTVDAIAKQKLKSKYSPTPEFKIPGLDGISFDDYRQIEYKPDVAIWKNLGLPYQLHFFHPGHIYSNGIQIYEVIGEKPVEIPYDASRFNFGDLPLSDEFAELSKKLRYTGFRVHYPINQKEALEEFLVFQGASYFRAISKDQVYGLSGRGLTINTGPKDREEFPIFESFYIKRPQKTDTSITIYAIMNGESVVGSYEFIVKPGEITTIDVRAKIYLRKKIKRLGFAPITSMYLYGESDNPIL